In Allocoprobacillus halotolerans, a genomic segment contains:
- a CDS encoding M23 family metallopeptidase, which yields MNDIDEIRKRMEKRRVHRHPVLTDRHFSKIYNGMIKAMVALLVGIAICAYVKASPNGDYIKDYVLNDLQFSKVTKWINQQFLYFQNQDEAATVSSKVSYTHVKDNYYTNQSNEVLNFGKGRVIYVGKQNLLGNYVTILLENNVEVTFGNMQDIFVGLYDQVEESTILGTYENQVLIVFTQGEQEIDYSTFEEIIS from the coding sequence GTGAATGATATTGATGAAATTAGAAAGCGAATGGAAAAAAGAAGGGTCCATCGTCATCCTGTCTTAACTGATCGTCATTTTAGTAAAATTTATAATGGAATGATTAAAGCGATGGTAGCTTTGCTAGTTGGCATAGCTATTTGTGCATATGTAAAAGCCAGTCCAAATGGTGATTATATTAAAGATTATGTTTTAAATGATTTACAGTTTTCAAAGGTCACAAAATGGATCAATCAACAGTTCCTATATTTTCAAAATCAAGATGAAGCAGCAACAGTTTCTTCAAAAGTCAGTTATACGCATGTCAAAGATAACTATTATACGAATCAGTCTAATGAAGTCTTAAATTTTGGCAAGGGGCGTGTTATCTATGTGGGTAAACAAAATCTACTAGGAAACTATGTCACAATCCTTTTAGAAAACAATGTCGAAGTGACTTTTGGTAATATGCAAGACATCTTTGTAGGACTTTATGATCAAGTTGAGGAATCGACTATTTTAGGAACATATGAAAATCAAGTATTAATTGTTTTTACACAAGGTGAACAGGAAATTGATTATTCAACATTTGAAGAAATTATATCTTAA
- a CDS encoding PrgI family protein: MNDGYVPIPKDLKKVKTKVAFNLTRRQLIGFTLAVFVGIPVYLFMRKFVPNDIAIFFLIISTLSIFFVTLFEKDGLTFEKYFKYIYLHKFYQPPTRVRKEVCLEQKKRNAKAEARRKSKDTKGKQKAFKEGKETKD, translated from the coding sequence ATGAACGATGGTTATGTTCCAATTCCCAAAGATTTAAAAAAGGTAAAAACAAAGGTCGCATTTAATCTTACTAGAAGGCAGCTTATAGGATTTACACTTGCAGTATTTGTTGGAATACCAGTGTATTTATTTATGAGAAAGTTTGTGCCTAATGATATCGCTATCTTCTTTCTCATCATTTCAACACTTTCTATCTTCTTTGTAACTTTATTTGAAAAAGATGGACTTACCTTTGAAAAGTATTTTAAATACATCTATTTGCACAAGTTTTATCAGCCACCAACAAGGGTGAGAAAGGAGGTTTGCCTTGAACAGAAAAAGAGAAATGCAAAAGCAGAAGCCAGAAGAAAATCAAAAGATACTAAAGGAAAACAAAAAGCATTTAAAGAAGGAAAAGAAACCAAAGATTAA
- the minD gene encoding septum site-determining protein MinD gives MCRTIVITSGKGGVGKSSMTINLGYALANTNKKVCLIDADFGLKNLDVMLGLENRVIYDLKDVISNKCSLQQILVKDKRMQSLYLLPACKSLSFENLNLDYMMNMVEQLKKDFDYILIDSPAGIEKGFQYASGLSKEAIVVVNLDTVSLRDGDRVVGLLLKQGVDQLHMLVNKYNESDVLKGRCPSLKEAYDILSIPLIGIVYDEHDMIEANNKGMPIYMNKKENLYRCFDRIVKRLEGQEVPFQKNKRKALFERFLDNIFIILFIS, from the coding sequence ATGTGTCGAACTATTGTGATTACGTCGGGTAAAGGAGGCGTAGGAAAAAGCAGTATGACGATTAATTTAGGTTATGCTTTAGCAAATACCAATAAAAAAGTTTGTTTAATAGATGCTGATTTTGGATTAAAAAATTTGGATGTCATGCTAGGTTTAGAAAATCGTGTAATTTATGATTTGAAGGATGTGATTTCTAATAAATGTTCTTTACAACAAATACTCGTTAAAGATAAACGTATGCAATCGCTTTATCTTTTACCGGCATGTAAATCATTATCTTTTGAAAACTTGAATTTAGATTATATGATGAATATGGTTGAACAATTAAAAAAAGATTTCGATTATATTTTAATTGATAGTCCAGCGGGAATTGAAAAGGGATTTCAATATGCTAGTGGTTTATCTAAAGAAGCTATTGTTGTTGTGAATTTGGATACAGTTTCATTAAGAGATGGCGATCGTGTGGTGGGATTACTTTTAAAACAAGGTGTGGATCAGCTACATATGTTAGTTAATAAATACAATGAATCAGATGTTTTAAAAGGGCGTTGCCCTTCTTTGAAAGAGGCGTATGATATATTGTCGATTCCCTTAATTGGCATTGTTTATGATGAACATGATATGATTGAAGCCAATAATAAAGGTATGCCTATTTATATGAATAAAAAAGAAAATCTTTATCGTTGTTTTGATCGTATTGTCAAAAGATTAGAAGGACAAGAAGTTCCTTTTCAAAAAAATAAAAGAAAAGCTTTATTTGAACGTTTTTTGGATAATATTTTTATCATTTTATTCATAAGTTAA
- a CDS encoding SPOR domain-containing protein: MKFELKVVMMAIICSLAFMLVFTYGCSLGQKTLYAYQVGIYKEESNKEQKLSELKEMGIEGYTYTKNNQYYVLSMISEQKDEVEKHATKVKGIMKTYIVPSATTKEMLLETLSKGDAL; encoded by the coding sequence ATGAAATTTGAATTGAAGGTTGTTATGATGGCTATCATTTGTTCTTTGGCTTTTATGTTAGTATTTACATATGGATGTTCATTAGGACAAAAGACATTATATGCTTATCAAGTTGGCATTTATAAGGAAGAAAGTAATAAAGAACAAAAATTATCTGAACTTAAAGAAATGGGAATTGAAGGATATACTTATACAAAAAATAATCAATATTATGTTTTATCTATGATTAGTGAGCAAAAAGATGAAGTTGAAAAACACGCTACAAAAGTAAAGGGAATTATGAAAACATATATTGTTCCAAGTGCTACAACCAAAGAAATGCTTTTAGAAACATTGTCAAAAGGGGATGCTCTATGA
- the radC gene encoding RadC family protein, whose translation MIKTLPLEENPREKALTYGIETLSNIELLALILRTGHKSESVIQLSQRLLKEIGGFAQLTNVTYSQLTALKGIKQAKAIEILSIIEIAKRLKDVSSIEKPLLNPYDIFERVHNQLMFLKQEHFLLLCLDNKNKVIKEKTIFIGSLNMSVVTPREVFKEAIAVNSAKIILVHNHPSGDALPSKEDLLLTEQFQKLGQMMSIEVVDHIIVGWNQFYSIQAKQIFL comes from the coding sequence ATGATTAAAACGTTACCATTAGAAGAAAATCCACGTGAAAAAGCATTGACTTATGGCATTGAAACATTAAGTAATATTGAATTATTGGCTTTGATTTTAAGAACGGGTCATAAAAGTGAATCTGTTATTCAACTCTCACAACGATTATTAAAAGAAATAGGAGGTTTTGCTCAATTGACAAATGTTACTTATAGTCAATTAACGGCATTAAAAGGAATTAAACAAGCAAAAGCTATTGAAATTTTAAGTATTATCGAAATTGCAAAAAGACTCAAAGATGTTTCTTCAATAGAGAAACCTCTTTTAAATCCTTATGATATTTTTGAAAGAGTGCATAATCAATTAATGTTTTTAAAACAAGAACATTTTTTATTGTTATGCTTAGATAATAAAAATAAAGTTATAAAAGAAAAAACAATTTTTATAGGTTCTTTAAATATGAGTGTTGTCACACCTAGAGAAGTCTTTAAAGAAGCTATAGCTGTTAATAGTGCTAAAATTATATTGGTACATAATCATCCTAGTGGTGATGCTTTGCCAAGTAAAGAAGATTTATTGTTAACGGAGCAATTCCAAAAGTTAGGGCAAATGATGTCTATTGAAGTGGTGGACCATATTATTGTTGGATGGAATCAGTTTTATAGTATTCAAGCAAAACAAATTTTTTTATGA
- a CDS encoding valine--tRNA ligase, with protein MKKELATKYNHKTVEEGKYRTWLDHHYFEAGDTSKKPYSIVIPPPNVTGKLHLGHAWDTTLQDMIIRYKRMQGYDALWLPGMDHAGIATQAKVEARLREDGISRYDLGREKFLEKAWSWKEEYASIIRSQWEKLGLSLDYTKERFTLDEGLSEAVKTVFVILYEKGYIYQGERIINWDPVQRTALSNIEVIHKEIEGHMYYFNYEVVETGENLIIATTRPETMFADQAIFVHPDDERYQHLVGKHAINPANGESLPIMADSYIDMSFGTAVMKCTPAHDPNDFALAKKYHLAMPKCMNDDGTMNEMAGPYQGMDRFECREALVNDFRQRGVVDHIEKHMHQVGHSERSNAIVEPYLSKQWFVKMKPLANAALENQMKDSKVSFVPPRFEKTFKQWMENIEDWCISRQLWWGHQIPAWYHKETGEIYVGKNPPADIENWKQDEDVLDTWFSSALWPFSTMGWPNTESELYKRYFPTNTLVTGYDIIFFWVSRMIFQSLEFTGQRPFQNVLIHGLIRDEQGRKMSKSLGNGVDPMDVIEQYGADTLRFFLTTNSAPGMDLRYIPEKLDASWNFINKIWNSARFVLMNIDDDMSYQDLSFEHLNLADQWILNRLNEVITSVDENMDKFEFVNVGSELYNFIWDDFCSWYIELSKVHLNSEDMNEKQATQNTLVYVLNAIVRLLHPFMPFVTEEIYQSIPHLESSICIAKWPTVNQAFNNTMIQDQFVYLIDIIKGIRNLRAQYVIKNAIEITYSIQTQDGQLESLLENLSPYIYKLCHARCFGYNVETSSNVATEMIKGGNALIIELGDYIDLEAEKKKMEDEIQKLASEIKRCESMLSNPNFVSKAPAQKVEQERKKLADYQSKYNTMKEKLELM; from the coding sequence ATGAAGAAAGAGTTAGCGACGAAATATAACCACAAAACGGTTGAGGAAGGAAAATATCGTACATGGTTAGATCATCATTATTTTGAAGCTGGTGATACTTCTAAAAAACCATATAGTATTGTTATTCCACCACCTAATGTTACTGGAAAACTTCATTTAGGTCACGCTTGGGATACGACTTTACAAGATATGATTATTCGTTATAAAAGAATGCAAGGTTATGATGCTTTATGGTTACCAGGAATGGATCATGCTGGTATCGCAACGCAGGCAAAAGTTGAAGCGCGTTTAAGAGAAGATGGAATCTCTCGTTATGATTTAGGACGTGAAAAATTTCTTGAAAAAGCATGGTCTTGGAAAGAAGAATATGCGTCTATCATTCGCAGTCAATGGGAAAAATTAGGACTTTCGCTTGATTATACAAAAGAGCGTTTTACATTGGATGAAGGATTAAGTGAGGCTGTTAAAACTGTTTTTGTTATACTTTATGAAAAAGGTTATATTTATCAAGGTGAACGTATTATTAACTGGGACCCAGTGCAACGTACAGCATTATCGAATATTGAAGTTATCCATAAAGAAATTGAAGGACATATGTATTATTTTAATTATGAAGTTGTTGAAACTGGCGAAAATTTGATTATCGCAACAACACGTCCTGAAACAATGTTTGCTGATCAGGCTATCTTTGTCCATCCTGATGATGAAAGATATCAACATTTGGTTGGTAAACATGCGATTAATCCGGCTAATGGAGAATCTTTGCCAATTATGGCTGATAGCTACATTGATATGAGTTTTGGGACAGCAGTTATGAAATGTACACCTGCTCATGATCCAAATGACTTTGCCTTAGCTAAAAAATATCATTTAGCAATGCCAAAATGTATGAATGATGATGGAACAATGAATGAAATGGCAGGACCATATCAAGGTATGGATCGTTTTGAATGTCGTGAGGCTTTGGTTAACGATTTTAGACAAAGAGGTGTTGTTGATCATATTGAAAAACATATGCATCAAGTTGGACATTCTGAAAGAAGTAATGCGATTGTTGAACCATATTTATCTAAACAATGGTTTGTAAAAATGAAACCACTAGCAAATGCTGCATTAGAAAATCAAATGAAGGATTCTAAGGTTTCTTTTGTTCCGCCACGTTTTGAAAAAACGTTTAAACAATGGATGGAAAATATTGAAGATTGGTGTATTTCTCGTCAGTTATGGTGGGGTCATCAAATTCCAGCATGGTATCATAAAGAAACCGGAGAAATCTATGTTGGAAAAAATCCACCAGCAGATATTGAAAACTGGAAACAAGATGAAGATGTTCTTGATACATGGTTTTCAAGTGCTTTATGGCCATTTTCAACAATGGGTTGGCCTAACACTGAAAGTGAACTTTATAAGCGTTATTTCCCAACGAATACATTAGTTACTGGATATGATATTATTTTCTTCTGGGTATCACGTATGATTTTCCAATCATTAGAATTTACTGGACAAAGACCTTTCCAGAATGTTCTCATTCATGGTTTGATTCGTGATGAACAAGGAAGAAAAATGTCTAAATCATTAGGAAATGGTGTTGATCCAATGGATGTTATTGAACAATATGGTGCGGACACTTTACGTTTCTTTTTAACAACCAACTCAGCGCCAGGAATGGATTTAAGATATATTCCTGAAAAATTAGATGCATCATGGAATTTTATTAATAAGATTTGGAACAGTGCTCGTTTTGTTTTGATGAATATTGATGATGATATGTCATATCAAGATTTATCATTTGAACACTTAAATTTAGCAGACCAATGGATCTTAAATCGTTTAAATGAAGTCATTACTTCAGTTGATGAAAACATGGACAAATTTGAATTTGTGAATGTTGGAAGTGAATTATATAACTTTATTTGGGATGATTTCTGTTCATGGTACATTGAATTATCTAAGGTTCATTTAAACAGTGAAGATATGAATGAAAAACAGGCAACGCAAAATACTTTGGTTTATGTCTTGAATGCAATTGTCAGATTATTGCATCCATTTATGCCGTTTGTGACAGAAGAAATTTATCAGTCAATTCCACATTTAGAATCATCTATCTGTATTGCAAAATGGCCTACAGTAAATCAAGCGTTTAATAATACAATGATTCAAGATCAATTTGTTTATTTGATTGATATCATTAAAGGAATTAGAAATCTAAGAGCGCAATATGTTATAAAAAATGCGATTGAAATTACGTATTCTATTCAAACACAAGATGGACAGCTTGAAAGTTTATTAGAAAATCTTTCTCCATATATTTATAAACTCTGTCATGCGCGATGCTTTGGCTATAATGTAGAAACATCATCTAATGTTGCGACAGAAATGATTAAGGGTGGAAATGCCTTGATTATTGAATTGGGTGATTATATTGATTTAGAGGCTGAAAAGAAAAAGATGGAAGATGAAATTCAAAAATTAGCAAGTGAAATTAAACGTTGTGAATCTATGCTTTCTAATCCAAACTTCGTTTCAAAGGCACCGGCGCAAAAAGTTGAACAAGAAAGAAAAAAATTAGCGGATTATCAATCAAAATACAATACAATGAAAGAAAAATTAGAACTTATGTAA
- a CDS encoding site-2 protease family protein: MIIQHLKKLYLKISIHPITLLYFLFSWLGGYLKWYLSTLCIVCLHELCHLLMAYYFHFQVYKIEILPFGAYLSLEDFYFQPIWKEMCVVLAGPSSHLFIYIGICLLTKGVYQDYLLTMNMFVFWFNLLPLYPMDGGRFFSLLLQSIMDLKKL; this comes from the coding sequence TTGATTATTCAACATTTGAAGAAATTATATCTTAAAATATCCATTCATCCTATAACGCTCCTATATTTTCTTTTTTCTTGGTTAGGAGGATATTTAAAATGGTATCTTTCAACATTGTGTATTGTGTGTTTACATGAATTATGCCATCTTTTGATGGCATATTATTTTCATTTTCAAGTTTATAAGATTGAAATCCTGCCTTTTGGTGCTTATTTATCATTAGAAGATTTTTATTTCCAACCAATCTGGAAAGAAATGTGTGTTGTTTTAGCTGGTCCTAGCAGTCATCTTTTTATATATATAGGAATCTGTTTATTAACCAAGGGTGTTTATCAAGACTATCTACTAACGATGAATATGTTTGTTTTCTGGTTTAATTTATTACCTCTTTATCCAATGGACGGAGGACGTTTTTTTAGTTTACTTTTACAAAGTATTATGGATTTAAAAAAGCTTTAA
- a CDS encoding recombinase family protein, with amino-acid sequence MKKYAYIRVSSKDQNIARQVEAMEGIGILEQNMFIDKQSGKNFYREQYQLLLKQLQPGDELYIKSIDRLGRDYDDIQEQWRYLTKKINIDIIVLDFPLLDTRNQVNGITGKFIADLVLQILSYVAQIERENTKQRQSEGIRIAKEKGIKFGRPPIPIPKEFEEIYKLWKVNKISKRKAAKMLNTNHNTFSNWIKRYEKNDETTRLSCNKK; translated from the coding sequence ATGAAAAAATATGCTTATATTCGTGTTTCAAGTAAAGATCAAAATATTGCAAGACAAGTAGAGGCAATGGAAGGTATAGGTATTTTAGAACAGAATATGTTCATAGATAAGCAATCTGGTAAAAATTTTTATCGTGAACAATATCAATTATTATTAAAACAATTACAACCAGGTGATGAACTTTATATTAAATCAATTGACCGTTTGGGGCGAGATTATGATGATATACAAGAACAGTGGCGTTATCTCACAAAAAAGATTAACATTGACATTATCGTATTAGATTTTCCGCTTTTAGATACTAGAAATCAAGTAAATGGGATTACAGGGAAATTTATTGCAGATTTAGTTTTACAGATACTCTCTTATGTGGCGCAGATAGAACGAGAAAATACTAAACAGCGACAATCAGAAGGTATACGGATTGCTAAAGAAAAAGGAATCAAATTTGGAAGACCGCCTATACCTATTCCAAAAGAATTTGAAGAAATCTATAAATTATGGAAAGTAAATAAAATTAGTAAACGCAAGGCAGCAAAGATGTTAAATACAAATCATAATACTTTTTCTAATTGGATAAAGAGATATGAAAAAAATGATGAAACTACTAGGCTTTCGTGCAATAAAAAGTAG
- a CDS encoding immunoglobulin-like domain-containing protein produces the protein MSVIQPNKTEVIVSDGVWLFKGYDANNKLSSADNLNEDGYIQFTGTWEFKKNASIINQIPVINAEDKTIYVGDEFDPLKDVTATDKEDGNITLTIENVIKNEVDNTKVGVYEVTYKVTDSQGASTVKTIKVTVKAKNGPVVPSEPNKPNTPNDSNKPIIVPDTSINDKNSQTGDSTNMTLWSLLFIASSVGLVGIYRKKEKRINKFLKARRNDLWNEIFSKT, from the coding sequence ATCAGTGTAATTCAACCAAATAAAACAGAAGTTATTGTATCAGATGGCGTTTGGTTATTTAAGGGATATGATGCTAACAATAAATTATCAAGTGCAGACAATCTAAACGAAGATGGATATATCCAGTTTACAGGAACATGGGAATTTAAGAAAAACGCAAGTATTATCAATCAAATTCCAGTTATTAACGCAGAAGATAAAACGATATATGTTGGAGATGAATTTGATCCATTAAAGGATGTCACTGCGACAGATAAGGAAGATGGAAATATTACATTGACAATTGAAAATGTCATCAAAAATGAAGTAGACAATACGAAAGTCGGTGTTTATGAAGTCACATATAAAGTGACGGATAGCCAAGGTGCTTCTACAGTTAAAACAATCAAAGTTACAGTAAAAGCCAAAAATGGACCAGTAGTTCCAAGCGAACCTAATAAACCTAATACACCAAATGATTCAAATAAGCCAATTATTGTACCAGACACATCAATAAATGATAAAAATTCTCAAACAGGAGATAGTACAAACATGACACTTTGGTCATTACTATTCATCGCTTCTAGTGTTGGTTTAGTTGGTATATATCGTAAAAAAGAAAAACGGATCAATAAATTTCTCAAAGCTAGGAGGAATGATTTATGGAACGAGATATTTTCGAAGACATGA
- the rlmD gene encoding 23S rRNA (uracil(1939)-C(5))-methyltransferase RlmD, with the protein MKEPYYYRNKVIVAFNQKYEYGLYEETSHRIVPMKSCLLHDEVTHQVLLQIQKILKKYRVSIYDEKKNKGFLKHVFIRRAISTNQTLVVLVAREPVMKGSKNFCQELIKACPTVKSVVLNINSRQTSVVLSKQEKVLYGKGFIVDELCGLTFKISAQSFYQVNHEQCTYLYHKLLSLLDLHKNDVILDTYCGIGTIGMFLAQYVDTVIGVELNKEAYKDALNNAKMNKIENIHFVNDDASHFMHELSKQKQKIDCVVMDPPRAGSTKTFIEAIKVLQPRQVIYVSCDPTTQARDLKMFEKIGYKGKDVYPVDMFPHTNHVETCMLLQRRTM; encoded by the coding sequence ATGAAAGAGCCTTATTATTATCGTAATAAAGTGATTGTGGCCTTTAATCAAAAATATGAATATGGCCTATATGAAGAAACATCCCATCGTATTGTACCAATGAAATCCTGTTTGTTGCATGATGAAGTGACACATCAGGTTTTGTTGCAGATTCAAAAGATATTAAAGAAATATCGTGTTTCCATATATGATGAAAAGAAAAATAAAGGTTTTTTAAAACATGTTTTTATTCGTCGTGCTATTTCAACCAATCAGACACTTGTTGTATTGGTTGCCAGAGAACCAGTCATGAAAGGCAGTAAAAACTTTTGCCAGGAACTGATTAAAGCATGTCCAACTGTAAAATCTGTTGTTCTTAATATTAATAGTAGACAAACGAGTGTTGTTTTATCTAAACAGGAAAAAGTTTTATATGGAAAAGGTTTTATTGTGGATGAATTATGTGGATTGACTTTTAAAATATCAGCACAATCTTTTTATCAAGTGAATCATGAACAATGTACTTATTTATATCATAAACTTTTATCTTTGTTAGACTTACATAAAAATGATGTCATTTTAGATACTTATTGTGGTATTGGTACAATTGGTATGTTTTTAGCTCAATACGTAGATACTGTGATAGGTGTTGAATTAAATAAAGAGGCTTATAAAGATGCTCTTAACAATGCCAAGATGAATAAGATTGAAAACATTCATTTTGTTAATGATGATGCATCGCATTTTATGCATGAATTATCAAAACAAAAGCAAAAGATAGATTGTGTTGTGATGGACCCACCACGTGCTGGGAGTACAAAAACATTTATTGAGGCAATCAAGGTATTACAGCCTCGTCAAGTGATTTATGTATCTTGTGATCCAACTACACAAGCACGTGATTTAAAGATGTTTGAAAAGATTGGTTATAAAGGAAAAGATGTATATCCTGTTGATATGTTTCCTCACACAAATCATGTGGAGACTTGTATGTTGCTACAAAGACGAACTATGTAG
- a CDS encoding septum site-determining protein MinC, with product MEQFLFLLTNKERILFDGMTLPQQPHHIHMRKEQLHNGEEIFIDQETLFLGIVNPGSYVYCYQNVYFLNTVKGTIIAMNEDVKIFGHDFQNAQIIINQQTLHDLTTSALTSVYYKDNQIILAKEEKYVSNYCDYVG from the coding sequence ATGGAGCAATTTTTATTTTTATTAACAAATAAAGAAAGAATCCTATTTGATGGAATGACACTTCCTCAACAACCCCATCACATTCATATGAGAAAAGAACAATTACATAATGGTGAAGAGATTTTTATTGATCAAGAAACTTTGTTTCTAGGTATTGTCAATCCGGGAAGTTATGTTTATTGTTATCAAAATGTCTATTTTCTCAATACTGTGAAGGGAACAATTATCGCTATGAATGAAGATGTTAAAATTTTCGGACATGATTTTCAAAATGCCCAAATTATAATAAATCAACAGACATTACATGATTTGACAACTTCTGCGCTTACAAGCGTCTATTATAAAGATAACCAGATTATTTTGGCGAAGGAGGAAAAATATGTGTCGAACTATTGTGATTACGTCGGGTAA
- the mreC gene encoding rod shape-determining protein MreC, whose translation MISLYRKGNKWTKQKRRIVIITVILVLFSVLTLVTSRSASNIEIIFKDTIANLEYYIIKAPIQYVTGLFEEYNDLKDVYEENAKLKEQLDNLARESAMNEVLTNELNDLKEIMDIDHLPTEYQVKYTNVIARDAQNWNNQVTINLGKLSGVQEGMAVVNAQGMIGTVTNVSEISSTVSLLSSESAKSQLPVMILSGEEQYYGLLNHYDINTHKYSITLLSDVEKIEKDAKVVTSGLGGVGKSPKGILIGTVESYTSGDDATESVCDVTPSVDFNSLNDVAVVQRVNEQ comes from the coding sequence GTGATATCTTTGTATAGAAAAGGCAATAAATGGACAAAACAAAAAAGAAGAATCGTTATTATAACAGTGATACTTGTTTTATTTTCTGTATTGACACTTGTAACGAGTCGTTCAGCTTCAAATATAGAAATTATTTTTAAAGATACTATCGCAAATCTTGAATATTATATTATTAAAGCACCTATTCAATATGTGACAGGATTATTTGAAGAATATAATGACTTAAAAGATGTCTATGAAGAAAATGCTAAACTCAAAGAACAATTAGACAATTTAGCACGCGAAAGTGCGATGAATGAAGTTTTAACAAATGAATTAAATGATTTAAAAGAGATTATGGATATTGATCACTTACCAACAGAATATCAAGTGAAATATACAAATGTCATTGCTAGAGATGCCCAAAATTGGAATAATCAGGTTACAATTAATCTTGGTAAACTTTCAGGTGTACAGGAAGGAATGGCTGTTGTGAACGCTCAAGGAATGATTGGTACAGTCACGAATGTGAGTGAAATTTCTTCAACTGTTTCTTTACTATCGAGCGAATCAGCAAAATCACAATTACCGGTGATGATTTTAAGTGGTGAAGAACAATATTATGGCTTATTAAATCATTATGATATTAATACACATAAGTATTCAATTACTTTATTAAGTGATGTTGAAAAAATTGAAAAGGATGCAAAAGTTGTAACAAGCGGGTTAGGTGGTGTAGGAAAAAGTCCTAAAGGTATTTTAATAGGAACTGTGGAAAGCTATACCAGTGGTGATGATGCAACAGAATCAGTCTGTGATGTTACACCAAGCGTTGATTTCAATTCATTAAATGATGTTGCAGTTGTTCAAAGGGTGAATGAACAATGA
- a CDS encoding DMP19 family protein: MANYIVWGLFIAALLFLGFFFMKRINEGKAQRQKAMLEYEEKKERYSYLRPGVLDVCPREDVTAAALFHCMRKENDDFDHYFENMNESEKTVYGIYMLTTSLEGRNPSLHSFFLSPATQPYVPIVVDIFERVGSHELADLMKAAKRFAEIIENDEDDDEDDPEMGDYARYNFSDFTNEFITLVSTTNLNEKLTQYVLEHKEDFYDNDIPEQESIEGDEDNEERVSDEI, from the coding sequence ATGGCTAATTATATTGTATGGGGATTATTTATTGCAGCATTGCTTTTTTTAGGTTTTTTCTTTATGAAAAGGATTAATGAAGGTAAGGCACAACGTCAAAAAGCAATGTTGGAATATGAAGAAAAGAAAGAAAGATATTCTTATTTAAGACCAGGAGTGTTAGATGTCTGTCCAAGAGAAGATGTGACAGCAGCGGCTTTATTTCATTGTATGAGAAAGGAAAATGATGATTTTGATCATTATTTTGAAAATATGAATGAAAGTGAAAAAACAGTTTATGGAATTTATATGTTGACGACATCTTTAGAAGGACGTAATCCTTCATTGCATAGTTTCTTTTTAAGTCCAGCCACTCAACCATATGTTCCAATAGTTGTTGATATTTTCGAAAGAGTTGGATCACATGAATTGGCAGATTTAATGAAAGCCGCAAAACGTTTTGCTGAAATTATTGAAAACGATGAAGATGATGATGAAGATGATCCGGAAATGGGAGATTATGCACGTTATAATTTTTCTGATTTTACAAATGAATTTATCACACTTGTGAGCACAACAAATCTTAATGAGAAATTAACACAATATGTTTTAGAACACAAAGAAGATTTTTATGATAATGATATTCCTGAACAGGAATCAATTGAGGGAGATGAAGATAATGAAGAAAGAGTTAGCGACGAAATATAA